A single region of the Bacteroidota bacterium genome encodes:
- the fmt gene encoding methionyl-tRNA formyltransferase, whose protein sequence is MNPRNPGSEIVFFGTPEFAAHILRELVARGVNIVAAVTTPDKPRGRGLHVESSAVSRVATELGIPVFKPTKHRDPEFLQSLRELHADVFVVVAYKILPIEVIAIPRLGAFNVHASLLPKYRGAAPINWAIMRGESETGITTFLLEQGVDTGGILMQERTPIGPDETAGELHDRLMIMGARVAFDTIQCLSAGTLHPAPQSNEDATSAPKIFPKDCEIDIHKSALDIHNFIRGLSPHPGAWIRQEGLHLKLLRARRSDEMFDIASQAQGLFVSPGHKHLYLRTIDGVIDILEVQREGKRAMSAEEFLRGNMTLFPSHLQT, encoded by the coding sequence TTGAATCCGCGTAATCCAGGCTCTGAGATCGTCTTCTTCGGCACACCGGAGTTCGCCGCGCATATCCTGCGCGAGCTTGTCGCGCGTGGAGTGAATATCGTCGCAGCTGTAACAACACCAGATAAACCAAGAGGCAGGGGACTCCATGTTGAAAGCAGCGCTGTCAGTCGGGTGGCTACCGAATTAGGAATTCCGGTCTTCAAGCCGACGAAGCATCGTGATCCAGAATTCCTTCAATCGCTACGAGAGCTTCATGCTGATGTGTTTGTGGTTGTCGCGTACAAGATCCTTCCGATCGAGGTGATCGCGATTCCGCGTCTCGGCGCATTCAACGTTCACGCCTCATTGCTGCCGAAATATCGTGGCGCGGCTCCGATCAACTGGGCGATCATGCGCGGTGAGAGCGAAACTGGGATTACGACATTCTTGCTCGAACAAGGCGTCGATACCGGTGGAATTCTCATGCAAGAACGAACGCCCATCGGACCAGACGAGACGGCGGGCGAACTGCATGACCGGCTGATGATCATGGGTGCGAGAGTTGCTTTCGATACCATCCAGTGCCTATCAGCCGGGACGCTGCATCCTGCGCCGCAATCGAACGAGGATGCTACATCTGCTCCAAAGATTTTTCCAAAAGATTGCGAAATTGACATTCACAAATCAGCGCTGGACATTCACAACTTCATCCGCGGACTCTCGCCGCACCCCGGAGCGTGGATTCGTCAGGAAGGCCTGCACCTCAAACTCCTTAGAGCAAGGAGAAGCGACGAGATGTTCGATATCGCAAGCCAGGCACAGGGCTTGTTCGTCTCTCCGGGTCACAAGCATCTCTATCTCCGCACGATCGATGGTGTCATTGACATTCTTGAGGTACAGCGCGAAGGCAAGCGGGCGATGAGTGCGGAAGAATTTCTTCGCGGCAATATGACGTTATTCCCTTCTCACCTCCAGACCTGA
- a CDS encoding outer membrane beta-barrel protein, whose product MKHITRSIAALPLLLALLSPQRIDAQILSRGDLFGPGAPPPFAGIEVALGKHAQQGTFDASCGCTFQNGDGTGFMGAAFFELPLDYSWAIGLKAGVDFKNTKSTFGITESAIIQSGTAGGAYDTVAQMPLNRIGTVSMTYLNLLPYVQFQFYRMGPFVQAGLQAGMLLSNHFTQQRELTQTSIVVNGSPVTDLRFQNGTIDETLDDTTITDVSKLRLGLVLSAGYNVQVSERSVLSPLLTYDFPLTTVRTTNASGWKIGSLYASVELKFRLD is encoded by the coding sequence ATGAAACACATCACCCGTTCGATTGCAGCGCTGCCCCTGCTGCTCGCGTTACTCTCTCCGCAGCGGATCGATGCCCAGATCCTGAGCCGCGGCGATCTGTTCGGCCCTGGCGCGCCGCCGCCGTTCGCCGGCATTGAAGTAGCCCTCGGTAAGCACGCGCAACAGGGGACATTCGATGCCAGTTGCGGATGCACGTTCCAAAATGGCGATGGGACCGGATTTATGGGAGCCGCGTTCTTCGAGTTGCCACTCGACTATTCCTGGGCCATCGGATTGAAGGCCGGGGTTGACTTTAAGAATACGAAAAGCACATTCGGTATTACCGAATCGGCGATCATCCAGAGCGGGACGGCCGGTGGTGCCTACGATACCGTTGCGCAAATGCCGTTGAACCGTATCGGCACTGTTTCGATGACTTACCTGAACCTGCTGCCTTACGTGCAATTCCAGTTTTACCGCATGGGACCGTTCGTTCAGGCCGGCCTTCAAGCTGGGATGCTGCTCAGCAATCACTTTACGCAGCAGCGGGAGTTGACCCAAACCTCTATCGTGGTGAACGGGAGTCCGGTGACCGATCTTCGGTTCCAGAATGGGACGATCGATGAGACGCTTGACGACACCACGATCACGGATGTCAGCAAACTCCGGCTGGGGCTTGTGCTCTCGGCTGGTTACAATGTGCAAGTTTCCGAACGCTCTGTACTTTCTCCGCTGCTTACCTACGACTTTCCACTTACAACCGTACGGACCACGAATGCATCTGGCTGGAAGATCGGATCGCTCTATGCCTCCGTGGAGTTAAAATTCCGGTTGGATTAA
- a CDS encoding glycerophosphodiester phosphodiesterase, protein MIPLRDYPFAARPMIIAHRGDTSLGARENSIEAVAAALASGADMIELDVQWTADEEFVCWHDESHRALDEPVHRTMFKDTRHAGITSLVEICEAVRDKAYLNIEVKEYSARDPKRFMHRLVELLRELSIHEHVLLSSFRIDYLQEAGWELPTFVIHPDEEMRMLFTLRAFAEPVVLDRPLHSYLPSELMKIARATGYGCQLAELTPDALADIRKCNILLGVYTITTELEFDQAVSRGARALVCEKPHEFVELRNRRFPVLA, encoded by the coding sequence ATGATTCCACTTCGAGATTATCCCTTTGCTGCACGGCCCATGATTATTGCGCATCGTGGCGATACTTCGCTCGGCGCGCGCGAGAACTCGATCGAGGCGGTTGCCGCCGCGCTCGCCAGTGGTGCCGATATGATCGAGCTTGATGTGCAATGGACCGCCGATGAGGAATTCGTCTGCTGGCATGACGAGTCGCATCGCGCGCTGGATGAGCCGGTGCACCGTACCATGTTCAAGGATACGCGTCACGCTGGCATTACGTCGCTGGTCGAAATTTGCGAGGCGGTAAGGGACAAAGCGTATCTCAATATCGAGGTCAAAGAATATTCCGCGCGCGATCCGAAACGGTTCATGCACCGTCTCGTCGAGCTTCTGCGCGAGCTAAGTATCCATGAGCATGTCCTTCTTTCGTCGTTCCGAATCGATTATCTACAAGAAGCTGGCTGGGAGTTGCCGACGTTTGTGATTCATCCCGATGAAGAGATGCGGATGCTCTTCACGTTGCGCGCGTTCGCCGAGCCGGTCGTACTCGACCGCCCGCTACATAGCTACTTGCCGAGTGAGCTCATGAAGATCGCTCGCGCAACGGGTTATGGCTGCCAGCTTGCGGAGTTAACGCCCGACGCGCTCGCAGACATTCGCAAGTGCAACATTCTGCTCGGCGTTTATACCATCACGACTGAACTCGAATTTGATCAGGCCGTCTCACGCGGCGCCCGCGCGCTCGTTTGCGAGAAGCCACACGAATTTGTGGAGTTGAGAAACAGGCGATTTCCGGTTTTGGCATGA
- a CDS encoding DNA-3-methyladenine glycosylase yields the protein MSSSKPFSRKFYTQASPIVAERLLGSYLHRISDGVHLIGKIVETEAYGIGDEACHAFRGKTPRNEILFQEGGFSYVYFTYGMHHCFNVSTNVEGLAEAVLIRAVEPIEGMEKMRLLRGKATTPRELTNGPGKLCQAFGLTRSDNAVDLIESEQLFITSARPIAANLIGVSTRIGINVAKHYPWRFFIKGNEYVSRAKPSA from the coding sequence ATGTCGTCGTCAAAGCCGTTCTCCCGGAAGTTTTATACGCAAGCGAGTCCAATTGTGGCGGAGCGATTGCTTGGATCATACTTGCATCGTATTAGCGATGGCGTTCATCTGATTGGCAAGATTGTCGAGACGGAAGCCTATGGCATCGGCGATGAGGCCTGCCACGCCTTTCGTGGCAAGACGCCGAGAAACGAAATCCTTTTTCAGGAGGGTGGCTTCTCGTATGTTTACTTCACGTACGGAATGCACCATTGCTTCAATGTGAGCACCAATGTGGAAGGTTTGGCCGAAGCCGTGCTGATTCGCGCCGTCGAGCCGATTGAAGGTATGGAGAAGATGCGACTACTGCGGGGCAAAGCCACTACGCCTCGCGAACTGACCAACGGTCCCGGCAAACTCTGTCAGGCGTTCGGGCTCACGCGGAGCGATAATGCCGTCGATCTGATCGAAAGCGAGCAGTTGTTTATTACATCGGCACGGCCGATTGCAGCGAATCTTATTGGCGTTTCGACCCGTATAGGCATCAACGTCGCCAAGCATTATCCCTGGCGTTTTTTTATTAAAGGGAATGAATACGTCTCACGTGCCAAGCCTTCGGCTTAG
- a CDS encoding thioredoxin domain-containing protein, translating to MRINRLSREKSPYLLQHAHNPVDWYPWGEEAFEKARMEEKPIFLSIGYSTCHWCHVMERESFEDETIARVLNEHFIPIKVDREERPDVDHVYMSALQAMSGAGGWPMSVFLTPDLKPFFAGTYFPPRPMHGRPSFMQVLERLHEVWESEREKIIESSEDIIQQIADFELRITNEGVHDSPRDSTALIRTSIEKTYRNFEQSFDPAEGGFGGAPKFPRPVQFDFLFGYWSAFREEKTRDMALFTLRKMAFGGMHDQLGGGFHRYSVDRYWRVSHFEKMLYDQAQLVNSYIDAWQITHDEFEAGVARSAIEYVLRDLTHPDGGFYSAEDADSEGEEGKFYVWTLAELETILGKDAAAISALRFGVTAEGNFEHGKNVLYLARSIEETAAHFGASETEIRQTLGGNANKLIAARAQRVRPHLDDKILTSWNGLMIGAMARAGSALSIPRYVEAATKSADFIWNNLRVSKSGLTTLLHRWRDGEARYVGYLEDYAFLIKGFLELYEATFDDNWLRRAIELQDEQDRTLYDEEQGGYFMSRNAPDVIVRSKPNYDGAEPSGNSIAVQNLFRLSHFTEDNRYAERARQTLSHFAARVEGYPYAMPEMMASAFWDLVAPMQIVFAGDDTSALKYEVTSRYLPVSVMMSANHGIAPFAKSLPVVDGKGTVYVCHHFRCERPVTSALELAAILDEMTKHKLNR from the coding sequence ATGAGAATCAATCGTCTCTCCCGCGAGAAATCGCCCTACCTGTTGCAGCATGCCCACAACCCGGTGGATTGGTATCCGTGGGGCGAGGAGGCGTTCGAGAAGGCGCGCATGGAAGAGAAGCCGATCTTTCTCTCGATTGGATACAGTACCTGCCACTGGTGCCATGTGATGGAGCGCGAGAGTTTCGAAGACGAAACCATCGCACGGGTGCTGAACGAGCATTTTATTCCGATCAAGGTCGATCGCGAGGAGCGGCCCGATGTCGATCATGTCTATATGTCGGCGCTTCAAGCGATGTCGGGCGCGGGTGGCTGGCCCATGTCGGTGTTTCTCACGCCGGATTTGAAGCCGTTCTTTGCCGGCACATACTTTCCTCCGCGACCAATGCATGGACGGCCGAGTTTCATGCAAGTGCTCGAACGCCTGCATGAGGTATGGGAGAGCGAGCGGGAGAAGATAATTGAATCGAGCGAAGACATCATTCAACAAATTGCGGATTTCGAGTTACGAATTACGAATGAGGGAGTACATGACTCTCCTCGCGATTCGACAGCTCTAATTCGTACTTCAATCGAGAAGACATATCGTAACTTCGAGCAATCGTTCGATCCGGCGGAAGGCGGCTTTGGAGGCGCGCCGAAATTTCCGCGGCCGGTGCAGTTCGATTTCCTGTTCGGTTATTGGTCCGCTTTCAGAGAAGAAAAGACGCGCGACATGGCGCTCTTCACGCTTCGCAAGATGGCGTTCGGTGGTATGCACGATCAATTGGGCGGCGGATTCCATCGGTATTCGGTCGATCGCTACTGGCGCGTCTCGCATTTCGAAAAGATGCTCTACGATCAGGCGCAGCTTGTCAATTCTTACATCGACGCCTGGCAGATCACCCATGACGAATTCGAAGCCGGAGTCGCGCGGAGTGCGATTGAATATGTCCTTCGTGATTTGACGCATCCGGATGGTGGGTTCTATTCTGCCGAAGATGCGGATTCGGAAGGCGAAGAAGGGAAGTTCTATGTCTGGACGCTCGCCGAGCTGGAGACCATCCTGGGGAAAGATGCCGCAGCCATCTCCGCGCTTCGATTTGGAGTGACCGCAGAGGGCAATTTCGAGCATGGCAAGAATGTGCTTTACCTTGCGCGCTCGATCGAGGAGACTGCTGCACACTTTGGCGCATCAGAAACGGAAATCCGGCAAACATTGGGCGGGAATGCCAACAAGCTCATTGCTGCAAGGGCGCAGCGTGTCCGTCCCCATCTCGATGACAAGATTCTGACTTCGTGGAATGGCCTCATGATTGGCGCAATGGCCCGGGCGGGCAGTGCATTGAGCATACCCAGATATGTTGAGGCGGCAACAAAGTCGGCCGACTTTATTTGGAATAACCTAAGGGTATCCAAAAGTGGACTTACCACGTTGCTCCACCGGTGGCGGGATGGTGAGGCACGATATGTCGGGTATCTGGAGGACTACGCATTTCTCATTAAAGGCTTTCTCGAACTGTACGAGGCAACGTTTGACGACAACTGGCTTCGGCGTGCGATCGAGTTACAAGATGAACAGGACCGCACGCTGTATGACGAAGAGCAAGGCGGTTATTTCATGAGCCGAAACGCTCCGGACGTGATTGTTCGCTCGAAGCCAAATTATGATGGAGCGGAGCCGAGTGGGAATTCCATCGCCGTGCAGAACTTGTTTCGCCTCTCGCACTTCACCGAAGACAATCGATACGCTGAGCGCGCCCGGCAAACGCTCTCGCACTTTGCCGCGCGTGTCGAAGGCTATCCCTACGCCATGCCGGAGATGATGGCTTCTGCGTTTTGGGATCTGGTGGCACCCATGCAGATTGTCTTCGCTGGCGATGACACTTCTGCACTGAAGTATGAAGTTACCTCGCGGTATTTGCCGGTTTCGGTCATGATGTCAGCCAATCATGGCATTGCTCCGTTTGCGAAGTCTCTTCCAGTTGTTGATGGAAAGGGGACTGTATACGTCTGTCACCATTTCCGTTGCGAGCGACCAGTGACGAGTGCCCTTGAGTTGGCCGCAATTCTGGATGAAATGACAAAACACAAATTGAATCGCTGA
- a CDS encoding OmpA family protein → MDVKLLPATTLLHANHARGMRAQPVLLALRRVILIACGIVATLSVAGTVHAQAESRGDTSNRILAAPKDDLRVEALMELGSKGDDASCWISPTDGSIYFTSSRDDGKNVIYVAKRVPEQGTGHGSHWSSPEKFLELPGKENVSSLSVAADGITALLGVCNRHDAVMGSCDIYQGEMGASTVDHLVPLGPQVNTEWWDAQPTISTDGQTMYFASDRKGGHGGSDIYMCERTSDGKWGTPVNASFNTSGDEMAPFIAADNQTLYFAANHLPGGMGGFDIYMTHRNAENSWTEPKNLGPTINSPRDEMFFYVPPAGNELYFSSDREGPFRLFHVYVQPPPPKPKFAVLTGRLIDGETHQPLSTTSEITISVGGEKMSNDATGSAFKVRVPAGSLVHVDAGADAYVSNTLDWKAPDPADRAYSSGDPELTKDIVLMPSHARIMGHVSNAFTQKPLKAKVTLEQLAGGAPPVTVESDPANGAFMFNVNPLITYKISATAVDYEPYPTGLDPVKVEIPAAREKMITVEKEIHMTPVGIQPVIVYFEFAKFDLKPEEKPKFDHFIQQVKENSYVRIEVNGYADTVGSVEKNMKLSEDRANGVVNYLLSQGVPHDQVAIVKGFGKSQADPNDQAKNRRVEVRIVGKQD, encoded by the coding sequence ATGGATGTAAAGCTGCTTCCAGCAACAACACTCCTGCATGCGAACCATGCTCGAGGTATGAGAGCGCAACCTGTTCTTCTCGCGCTACGTAGGGTCATTCTCATTGCTTGCGGCATTGTGGCTACGCTTAGCGTTGCCGGAACGGTGCATGCGCAAGCGGAATCCCGTGGCGATACCAGCAATCGTATTCTGGCGGCTCCGAAGGATGACCTGCGAGTCGAGGCCCTCATGGAGCTCGGTTCTAAAGGTGATGATGCCAGTTGTTGGATATCACCGACCGATGGCTCTATCTATTTCACGAGCTCGCGCGATGATGGGAAGAATGTCATTTATGTAGCGAAACGGGTGCCGGAGCAAGGGACCGGTCATGGTTCGCATTGGTCTTCTCCCGAGAAATTCCTTGAGCTTCCTGGCAAAGAGAATGTCAGCTCGCTTTCTGTTGCGGCGGATGGAATCACGGCGCTCCTTGGCGTCTGTAATCGCCATGATGCGGTGATGGGGTCATGTGATATTTATCAGGGCGAGATGGGTGCCTCGACAGTCGATCATCTCGTGCCGCTTGGGCCGCAGGTAAATACCGAATGGTGGGATGCGCAGCCTACGATCAGTACGGATGGGCAGACCATGTACTTTGCCAGCGACCGGAAAGGTGGACACGGCGGCAGCGACATTTACATGTGTGAACGTACCAGCGATGGCAAATGGGGCACACCTGTCAACGCGAGCTTCAATACGAGCGGCGATGAGATGGCGCCGTTTATCGCGGCAGATAATCAGACGTTGTATTTCGCCGCCAACCACTTGCCTGGTGGCATGGGCGGATTCGATATTTACATGACGCATCGCAATGCCGAAAATTCCTGGACGGAGCCGAAGAACCTTGGACCGACCATCAACTCGCCGCGCGATGAGATGTTCTTCTATGTGCCGCCTGCCGGCAACGAGTTGTATTTCTCCAGCGATCGTGAAGGCCCATTTCGGCTGTTCCACGTGTATGTTCAGCCGCCGCCGCCCAAACCAAAATTTGCCGTGCTGACTGGCCGACTCATCGATGGCGAGACGCATCAACCTCTTTCCACAACTTCGGAAATCACGATTTCCGTGGGTGGCGAGAAAATGTCCAATGATGCCACCGGCTCCGCTTTCAAAGTCCGCGTTCCGGCCGGAAGCCTCGTGCATGTGGATGCCGGTGCCGATGCCTACGTATCGAACACACTCGATTGGAAAGCGCCCGATCCGGCAGACCGCGCATATTCCTCCGGCGATCCGGAGTTGACAAAAGACATTGTGCTCATGCCATCACACGCGCGCATCATGGGCCATGTCAGCAATGCCTTTACGCAAAAGCCTTTGAAGGCGAAGGTCACGCTCGAACAATTGGCGGGTGGCGCTCCGCCCGTCACCGTCGAAAGCGACCCGGCGAATGGCGCATTTATGTTCAATGTAAACCCACTGATTACTTATAAGATATCGGCCACCGCCGTGGATTATGAGCCGTATCCGACTGGACTCGATCCGGTCAAGGTCGAAATTCCGGCCGCGCGTGAAAAGATGATTACGGTCGAAAAAGAGATTCACATGACCCCGGTGGGTATTCAGCCGGTCATTGTCTATTTCGAGTTCGCAAAGTTCGATCTGAAGCCTGAAGAGAAGCCAAAATTCGACCACTTCATTCAGCAGGTAAAGGAGAATTCCTACGTGCGTATCGAGGTCAATGGATATGCCGATACCGTCGGCAGCGTCGAGAAGAACATGAAGCTTTCGGAAGACCGCGCGAACGGAGTCGTGAATTATTTGCTCTCGCAGGGCGTGCCGCACGATCAAGTCGCGATTGTCAAGGGATTCGGTAAGTCCCAGGCTGATCCGAACGATCAGGCGAAGAACCGCCGCGTCGAAGTCAGAATTGTTGGTAAGCAAGACTAA
- a CDS encoding redoxin domain-containing protein: protein MNTSHVPSLRLSLVVAALLGFLCISGCAKSQTPHAVNFPAERAKLASEIEDIGGQHVHMPPLPLDLPANQYLNVTPEFLRDSLKEKVVLIDIWDYTCVNCIQTLPYIKEWNARYKNKGLVIIGVHDPEFEFEKDPKNLDSAVKQFGLDYPIIADNDYKIWNSLANQYWPAKYLFDSKGILRAEHFGEGDYQAFEAFLQRILLERDSSTALPEPVAPVRETDKPGAVCYRATPETYLGSARNHPGNAEEIKTDHPANYHAPKVLKSDLVYFDGPWTVRREYAQPSGKATASLVFDYQAKEANLVIHPQADAGFHVQITQDGKPLAKADRGADVKESDGMTYLEVHEGRMYRITNNQDFGRHTLRLSSDNPSFGAYAFTFTTACKH from the coding sequence ATGAATACGTCTCACGTGCCAAGCCTTCGGCTTAGTCTTGTTGTTGCTGCGCTGCTCGGTTTTCTATGTATTTCGGGTTGCGCAAAAAGTCAAACTCCACACGCAGTGAACTTCCCGGCAGAGCGCGCCAAGCTTGCAAGCGAAATCGAGGACATCGGCGGGCAACATGTTCACATGCCGCCGCTGCCGCTCGATCTTCCGGCCAATCAGTATCTGAACGTCACACCGGAATTCTTGCGCGATTCGCTCAAAGAGAAAGTCGTTCTGATCGATATTTGGGATTACACATGCGTCAATTGCATTCAGACGCTGCCATATATCAAAGAGTGGAACGCGCGCTATAAAAATAAGGGCCTCGTTATTATCGGTGTTCACGATCCGGAATTTGAATTCGAGAAAGACCCGAAAAATCTCGATTCGGCAGTGAAGCAGTTCGGATTGGATTATCCAATCATCGCCGATAATGACTACAAGATTTGGAACTCGCTGGCGAATCAATACTGGCCAGCGAAATACTTATTCGATTCCAAGGGCATCCTGCGGGCCGAGCATTTTGGCGAAGGGGATTATCAAGCATTCGAGGCGTTTCTGCAAAGGATCTTGCTCGAGCGCGATAGTTCGACCGCGTTGCCGGAGCCTGTCGCGCCGGTCCGCGAGACCGATAAGCCGGGCGCGGTCTGCTACAGAGCCACACCGGAAACATACCTGGGCTCTGCGCGCAATCATCCGGGCAATGCCGAAGAGATCAAGACCGATCATCCAGCAAACTATCATGCCCCCAAAGTATTGAAGAGCGACCTGGTCTACTTCGATGGGCCATGGACTGTGCGCCGTGAGTATGCGCAACCGAGTGGCAAAGCTACCGCATCACTCGTATTCGATTATCAGGCGAAGGAGGCAAACCTGGTTATTCATCCGCAAGCCGATGCGGGTTTTCATGTCCAGATCACGCAGGATGGCAAACCGCTCGCCAAAGCGGATCGCGGCGCCGACGTTAAAGAGTCAGATGGAATGACCTATCTCGAGGTTCACGAGGGCCGAATGTATCGTATTACGAACAATCAGGATTTTGGCAGGCATACGCTTCGACTGAGTTCTGACAATCCAAGTTTTGGCGCTTACGCATTCACATTCACAACGGCTTGCAAGCATTGA